A genome region from Dolichospermum compactum NIES-806 includes the following:
- a CDS encoding phosphate-starvation-inducible PsiE family protein, whose protein sequence is MRRFIKNFLELTSDKSFMHVMEVIEVIVAKLLSLLMVIVIFATLGDLAIFIFQKILSPQDASFNKTLFQTFGLFLNVLIALEILENITGYLKKHVLQVELVIVTSLIAIARKIIILDLKVTEGIEIIGLGIAILSLSISYLIIRSSHPK, encoded by the coding sequence ATGAGAAGGTTCATTAAAAATTTTCTAGAACTTACCAGTGACAAAAGCTTCATGCACGTAATGGAAGTTATTGAGGTAATAGTTGCAAAATTATTATCTCTACTTATGGTAATAGTAATTTTTGCCACACTTGGTGATTTAGCAATATTTATTTTTCAAAAAATACTTTCTCCACAGGACGCTAGTTTTAACAAAACATTGTTTCAAACTTTCGGGTTATTTCTTAATGTATTAATTGCTTTAGAAATACTAGAAAATATTACTGGCTACCTCAAAAAGCACGTTTTACAAGTTGAATTAGTTATTGTCACTTCTTTAATTGCTATTGCCAGAAAAATTATTATTCTTGATTTAAAAGTTACTGAAGGGATAGAAATTATCGGTTTAGGTATTGCTATTCTTTCTTTATCAATTAGTTATTTGATAATTAGGAGTAGCCACCCCAAATAA
- a CDS encoding sulfurtransferase, with translation MNNQFIVSPEWLVENLSNSQVVIVDCRFSLADSQLGKQQYQTNHIPGSYYLDLNQDLSSPVQEHGGRHPLPNTTELAEKLSAIGVNSQKTLVVAYDDSRLAFASRLWWLLRYLGHERVAVLDGGFDRWQKVGYAVTDVIPTAERGTFIPQLQADKVVDFTYVKNHKDSQNVVLIDSREGERYRGEKEPIDKIAGHIPGAVNYPWQEVTDASGCLIPQLEQSQRWQNIDTNKEILVYCGSGVTACVNLLSLTIAGVPTAKLYAGSWSDWISY, from the coding sequence ATGAATAATCAATTTATTGTTTCTCCAGAATGGCTGGTTGAAAACCTCAGTAATTCTCAAGTTGTGATTGTTGATTGTCGGTTTTCTTTAGCTGATAGCCAATTAGGAAAACAACAGTATCAAACTAATCATATCCCAGGCTCTTATTATTTAGATTTAAATCAAGATTTATCTAGTCCTGTGCAAGAACATGGGGGCAGACATCCTTTACCAAATACCACAGAATTAGCCGAAAAATTATCAGCAATTGGGGTAAATTCCCAAAAAACTTTAGTAGTGGCTTATGATGATTCTCGCTTGGCTTTTGCATCTCGTTTATGGTGGTTATTGCGGTATTTAGGACATGAACGAGTAGCTGTTTTAGATGGTGGTTTTGACCGTTGGCAAAAAGTGGGTTATGCCGTTACAGATGTCATTCCTACTGCGGAAAGAGGAACATTTATTCCCCAATTACAAGCCGATAAAGTTGTAGATTTTACTTATGTTAAAAATCACAAAGATAGTCAAAATGTGGTTTTAATAGACTCCAGAGAAGGAGAACGTTATCGCGGAGAAAAAGAACCAATTGATAAAATTGCTGGACATATTCCCGGTGCTGTTAATTATCCTTGGCAAGAAGTAACGGACGCTTCTGGGTGCCTAATTCCCCAGTTAGAACAATCTCAACGGTGGCAAAATATAGATACAAATAAAGAAATTTTAGTTTATTGTGGTTCTGGTGTCACAGCTTGTGTAAATTTACTTTCTTTAACCATAGCTGGAGTTCCCACCGCTAAACTTTACGCCGGTAGTTGGAGTGACTGGATTAGTTATTAG
- the glmU gene encoding bifunctional UDP-N-acetylglucosamine diphosphorylase/glucosamine-1-phosphate N-acetyltransferase GlmU → MVVVAILAAGKGTRMKSNLPKVLHSLGGKSLVERVIESAEPLSPSRRLVIVGYQSTEVKTAMDSIYGVEFVEQAVQLGTGHAIQQLLPHLEGYTGDLLILNGDVPLLRTETLKNLLQTHQENQNSCTILTAQLANPQGYGRVFRNSEGIVQKIVEDKDCTPNQRENDRVNAGIYCFHWPDLAKILPDLQANNTQKEYYLTDAVTQVGKVMAVDVKDNQEILGINDRLQLATANDILQKRIKEKWLLAGVTLIDPASITIDETVELQPDVIIEPQTHLRGRTVIQAGSRIGPGSLIENSELGENVTVLYSVITDSVIQSQTRIGPYAHLRGHAEVGVGCRIGNFVELKNTQLGDRTNVAHLSYLGDTTTGTQVNVGAGTITANYDGVKKHKTIIGDRSKTGSNSVLVAPLTVGNDVYIAAGSTVTEDVPDDSLVIARSRQVVKPGWKMQPDN, encoded by the coding sequence ATGGTTGTTGTAGCAATTCTCGCCGCTGGAAAAGGAACAAGAATGAAATCTAATCTACCCAAGGTTTTACATTCTTTGGGTGGAAAATCTTTAGTTGAACGCGTTATTGAAAGTGCTGAACCTCTTTCACCTTCCCGGAGATTAGTGATTGTTGGTTATCAATCCACAGAAGTAAAAACAGCTATGGATTCTATTTATGGTGTGGAATTTGTAGAACAGGCTGTACAATTAGGCACAGGTCATGCTATCCAACAATTACTTCCCCATTTAGAGGGTTACACGGGGGATTTATTGATTTTAAATGGTGATGTGCCTTTGTTGCGGACAGAAACTTTAAAAAACCTCTTACAAACTCACCAAGAAAATCAAAATTCCTGTACTATTCTGACTGCACAATTAGCAAATCCTCAAGGTTATGGTAGGGTTTTTCGGAATAGTGAGGGTATTGTCCAAAAAATAGTTGAGGATAAAGATTGTACTCCTAACCAAAGAGAAAATGATCGGGTAAATGCTGGTATTTACTGTTTTCATTGGCCTGATTTGGCTAAGATTCTACCAGATTTACAAGCTAATAATACTCAAAAAGAATATTACCTAACTGATGCTGTTACTCAAGTTGGTAAGGTAATGGCTGTAGATGTGAAAGATAATCAAGAAATTTTGGGAATTAATGATAGATTACAATTGGCAACTGCTAATGATATTTTACAAAAACGGATTAAGGAAAAATGGTTGTTAGCAGGTGTGACGTTAATTGATCCGGCAAGTATTACTATTGATGAAACGGTGGAATTACAGCCGGATGTGATTATTGAACCGCAAACCCATTTGCGGGGAAGGACGGTGATTCAAGCTGGTAGTCGCATTGGTCCGGGAAGTTTAATTGAGAATAGTGAGTTGGGTGAAAATGTCACGGTTCTCTATTCTGTAATTACAGATAGTGTGATTCAATCTCAAACTCGAATTGGACCTTACGCGCATTTACGTGGTCATGCTGAGGTGGGTGTAGGTTGTAGAATTGGTAATTTTGTGGAGTTGAAAAATACCCAATTAGGAGATCGCACTAATGTAGCACACTTATCATATTTAGGCGATACCACAACCGGAACTCAGGTCAATGTAGGTGCGGGGACAATCACTGCTAATTATGACGGTGTGAAGAAGCATAAGACAATTATAGGCGATCGCAGCAAAACCGGTTCTAATAGTGTGTTAGTTGCACCTCTTACTGTGGGTAATGATGTCTACATAGCCGCAGGTTCAACAGTTACAGAAGATGTCCCTGATGATTCTTTGGTAATTGCTAGAAGTCGTCAGGTGGTCAAACCAGGTTGGAAAATGCAACCTGACAATTAA
- a CDS encoding tRNA (5-methylaminomethyl-2-thiouridine)(34)-methyltransferase MnmD: protein MFTPQQTQDGSFTFFSTEFNQAFHSHYGAKQESLLKFAIPTRLPILAETGFVRLLDICYGLGYNTAAALQTIWQVNPRCRVEVIGLEINSIVPQAAISHQLFNSWDDKYIKILTQIAFEHQIHIDYLQATLLIGDARSLILQVHESGFQADAIFLDPFSPPQCPQLWTVEFIQKVSECLHQNGLIATYSCAAAVRTALLAAGLVVSSTPPIGRRTPGTIAGHPKHGEESTISYLSPLSQTEAEHLLTRAAIPYRDPNLSDTAAMILKRRQEEIGVSTLESSSQWRKRWLRSSTPQEILPEQSTVSDD from the coding sequence ATGTTTACACCCCAACAAACACAAGACGGTTCTTTTACCTTTTTTTCCACAGAATTTAATCAAGCTTTCCACAGCCACTATGGAGCAAAACAGGAAAGTTTGCTGAAGTTTGCGATTCCGACTCGACTACCAATATTAGCCGAAACGGGATTTGTGCGGCTGTTAGATATTTGTTATGGTCTAGGATACAACACAGCGGCAGCTTTACAGACAATTTGGCAAGTAAATCCTCGTTGTCGTGTGGAGGTGATTGGCTTAGAAATAAATTCCATTGTCCCCCAAGCAGCAATTAGCCATCAGTTATTCAATAGCTGGGACGACAAATATATAAAAATTTTAACTCAAATAGCGTTTGAACATCAAATCCACATAGATTATTTGCAAGCTACTTTACTAATTGGTGATGCTAGAAGCTTAATTCTCCAAGTACATGAATCAGGCTTCCAAGCAGATGCAATTTTTCTTGATCCCTTTTCACCTCCGCAATGTCCACAATTATGGACGGTGGAATTTATCCAAAAAGTATCAGAATGCTTGCATCAAAATGGGTTAATAGCTACTTATTCCTGTGCTGCGGCGGTACGGACTGCGTTGTTAGCTGCGGGTTTGGTTGTCAGTTCGACTCCACCGATAGGAAGACGGACTCCGGGGACGATTGCGGGACATCCCAAACATGGTGAGGAATCAACTATATCCTATTTGTCGCCTCTTTCCCAAACTGAAGCAGAACATTTATTAACTCGTGCTGCTATTCCTTATCGAGATCCTAATTTAAGCGATACCGCTGCAATGATACTTAAGCGACGACAAGAGGAAATTGGAGTCTCTACATTGGAATCAAGTTCACAATGGCGCAAAAGGTGGTTAAGATCGTCAACACCGCAGGAGATTTTGCCTGAACAGTCAACAGTTAGTGATGATTAA
- the gor gene encoding glutathione-disulfide reductase → MTFDYDLFVIGAGSGGLAASKRAASYGAKVAIAEYDLVGGTCVIRGCVPKKLMVYGSHFPAQFQEAAGYGWTVGDVKFDWEHFITSIDKEVNRLSALHISFLEKAGVELISGRATFIDSHTVEVNGKKYTADKILIAVGGRPIKPDIPGIEHAITSNEIFHLKTQPKHIAIIGSGYIGSEFACIMRGLGSEVTQIIRKEQILNGFDQDICTSIQEGMTNHGIRIVANTEVTAIEKVDAGLKLTLSGDNQEPIIADVLLVATGRSPNIEELGLENAQLDCVPSSEEEPGYSTSNAIPVNEYSQTCQPHIYAVGDVTDRLNLTPVAIGEGRAFADTEFGKNPREFSHATVATAVFTTPEGATVGLTEAQARDKFGDDNIKIYRTSFRPMYYTLAGKQEKTMMKLIVDTSTDKILGAHMVGDSAAEIIQGVAIAVKMGATKADFDATVGIHPSAAEEFVTMR, encoded by the coding sequence ATGACTTTTGATTACGACCTATTTGTGATTGGTGCTGGTTCTGGGGGTTTGGCTGCTTCTAAACGGGCGGCTAGTTATGGTGCAAAAGTGGCGATCGCCGAATATGATTTAGTTGGTGGTACTTGCGTAATTCGTGGCTGTGTCCCCAAAAAACTCATGGTTTACGGTTCTCATTTTCCTGCCCAATTCCAAGAAGCCGCAGGTTATGGTTGGACTGTAGGAGATGTAAAATTTGACTGGGAACATTTCATCACATCCATAGATAAAGAAGTTAACAGACTATCAGCACTTCACATCAGCTTTTTAGAAAAAGCCGGCGTAGAATTAATTTCCGGTCGTGCTACCTTCATAGACTCCCACACCGTCGAAGTAAATGGCAAAAAATATACAGCCGATAAGATCTTAATTGCTGTCGGTGGTCGTCCCATTAAACCAGACATACCAGGTATAGAACACGCCATTACTTCTAATGAAATCTTTCACCTGAAAACTCAACCCAAACATATCGCTATTATTGGTTCTGGTTATATCGGTAGTGAATTTGCCTGTATCATGCGCGGTTTGGGTTCAGAAGTCACGCAAATTATCCGCAAAGAGCAAATTTTGAATGGTTTTGATCAGGATATTTGCACCAGTATCCAAGAGGGAATGACTAATCATGGCATTCGCATTGTTGCAAATACTGAGGTGACAGCCATAGAAAAAGTGGACGCAGGACTGAAATTAACTTTATCTGGAGACAATCAAGAACCAATCATTGCTGATGTATTGTTAGTAGCAACTGGTCGCAGTCCCAATATTGAAGAGTTAGGCTTAGAAAATGCCCAACTTGATTGTGTTCCCAGTTCTGAAGAAGAACCAGGATACAGCACCTCAAATGCAATTCCCGTCAATGAATATAGTCAAACTTGCCAACCCCATATTTATGCTGTTGGTGATGTCACAGACCGCCTAAATTTAACCCCCGTCGCCATTGGTGAAGGACGCGCTTTTGCTGATACTGAATTTGGCAAAAATCCCCGCGAATTTAGTCACGCAACCGTTGCCACAGCCGTATTTACCACTCCAGAAGGGGCAACAGTCGGCTTAACAGAAGCCCAAGCTAGGGACAAATTCGGTGATGACAACATCAAAATTTATCGTACCAGCTTCCGCCCCATGTACTACACTTTGGCAGGTAAGCAAGAAAAAACCATGATGAAGCTAATAGTAGATACTAGCACTGATAAAATTCTAGGCGCTCACATGGTGGGAGATAGCGCCGCAGAAATTATTCAAGGTGTCGCTATTGCAGTAAAAATGGGTGCAACCAAAGCTGATTTTGATGCCACTGTAGGTATTCATCCTTCCGCAGCAGAGGAATTTGTCACTATGAGATAA